A single Plasmodium sp. gorilla clade G2 genome assembly, chromosome: 7 DNA region contains:
- a CDS encoding cell cycle control protein cwf15, putative, which yields MTTAHRPTWYNAIGGDNQGGNRKVSQTLKVCSRDLPGHLKMKTRDLSDYVEDKNMIKNNLIQLENKNNKENVKGNKLLAIENIKKLTNHDFKNPFPEDEDDVIGDEWTKKSKKKNKKNEKLKMKNKRNVKKRKVKHDMSEDDMSDNNLSDNNSSDNNARDNNSSDNNSSDNNSSDNNSSDNNSSDNNSSDNNSSEDNESDEEEKELLRELENLKRERMEKLKKEKEEQELLKKKKNNVLTNNPLINLEDSSDNDEVNTKKRKWTDDAIFRNTCEKKEKKTPSYINDTVRSSFHKKFLFKYIH from the exons ATGACGACAGCACATCGTCCAACGTGGTATAATGCCATAGGAGGTGATAATCAag gAGGGAATCGAAAGGTTAGTCAGACACTCAAAGTCTGCAGTCGAGATTTGCCAGGACAcctaaaaatgaaaacaagAGATTTAAGTGACTATGtagaagataaaaatatgattaaaaataatttaatacaactagaaaataaaaacaataaagAAAACGTTAAAGGTAATAAATTACTAGccatagaaaatataaaaaaattgacaAATCATGATTTTAAAAATCCATTTCCagaagatgaagatgatgtTATTGGAGATGAATGGACAAAAAAatctaaaaagaaaaacaaaaaaaatgaaaaattaaaaatgaagaataaaagaaatgttaaaaaaaggaaagtCAAACATGATATGTCGGAAGATGATATgagtgataataatttaagtGATAATAACTCAAGTGATAATAATGCAAGAGATAATAATTCAAGTGATAATAACTCAAGTGATAATAACTCAAGTGATAATAACTCAAGTGATAATAACTCAagtgataataattcaagtgataataattcaaGTGAAGATAACGAAtctgatgaagaagaaaaagaactACTAAGAGAActtgaaaatttaaaaagagAAAGGATGGAAAAacttaaaaaagaaaaagaagaacaagaacttttaaaaaaaaaaaaaaataatgtccTAACTAATAACCCATTAATTAATTTAGAAGATAGTAGTGATAATGATGAAgtgaatacaaaaaaaagaaaatggaCAGATGATGCTATCTTTAGAAATACTTgtgagaaaaaagaaaaaaaaacaccatcatatattaatgatacTGTACGTAGTTCCTTTCACAAGaagtttttatttaaatatattcattag
- a CDS encoding nucleolar rRNA processing protein, putative, with the protein MSSLFVEQKVEPEKIKEEKIKVNVNKILYKAHKNIKKERIKNPSKRIDYLCVDKNDLPQNLPNAKNIKNRKLKNQLNKDVKLAILSSKKILANTKFMPLKEGYIKYNSVNEPGVHNASSSKKKKKKKKKKDQLIDSTEMETQNNDDNNMNGINSINSCHRNELDFNTHQNYTNEQDGVNSLGPEDEEGNINRRASQKYIYDKADVGTQKKVFDLKLNMGPYSCTYTRNGKYLLMTGVKGHVSLIDTHNLESLCEFQVDEMIRCNTTLHNYKLFAISQKKYIYIYDNTGMEINCIKDILYTYNMVFLPYHFLLTSIGEFGELVYQDISVGNIITRKKTKRGPCSIIKQNKKDAIIYLGHKNGHVTLWSPNVDKSLCDIFCHHTPISSIGVHDNYLITASVDSTYKLWDIRKMEYIKSYKSHNIINNIDISDTSLVAFSMNTHFRTYNNFFTNPQLYITHNVYGDQINSISFQPFEDICSLGLKHSIKTVLVPGAGIANIDTFFNNPYETKKQVRENEVKLLLDKLPADTIKFNTNQIGNINPYILKHNEQKNYTNSFNKKNIQKGNNNNNSFYHNKKKANKKKKIK; encoded by the coding sequence atgagCAGCCTCTTTGTAGAACAAAAAGTGGAACCCGAAAAGATTAAggaggaaaaaataaaagtgaacgtaaataaaatattatacaaagCTCATAAGAATatcaaaaaagaaagaataaaGAATCCATCGAAAAGGATAGATTATTTGTGTGTTGATAAAAATGACTTACCCCAAAATTTACCTAAtgcaaaaaatattaaaaataggaaattaaaaaatcaaTTAAATAAAGATGTAAAGCTAGCTATATTgtcttcaaaaaaaatattggcAAATACAAAATTTATGCCTCTGAAAGAgggatatataaaatataattctgTGAATGAACCAGGGGTTCACAATGCTTcatcttcaaaaaaaaaaaaaaaaaaaaaaaaaaaaaaagatcaaTTGATAGATTCGACAGAAATGGAAAcacaaaataatgatgataataacatGAATGGTATTAATAGTATTAATAGTTGTCATCGTAATGAACTTGATTTTAATACTCATCAGAATTACACAAATGAACAGGATGGGGTGAATTCTTTAGGACCTGAGGATGAAGAAGGTAATATAAATAGGCGAGCTAgccaaaaatatatttatgataaagCTGATGTAGGTACtcaaaaaaaagtatttgATTTGAAATTAAATATGGGTCCTTATTCTTGTACGTATACAAGAAATgggaaatatttattaatgacAGGAGTAAAAGGACATGTAAGTTTAATAGATACACATAATTTAGAAAGTTTATGTGAATTTCAAGTTGATGAAATGATTAGATGTAATACAACACTACATAATTACAAACTGTTTGCAATTAGtcaaaaaaagtatatatatatatatgacaatACAGGAATGGAAATAAATTGTATAaaggatatattatatacatataatatggtGTTTCTaccttatcattttttattaacatcAATAGGTGAATTCGGTGAATTAGTTTATCAAGATATATCAGTTGGAAATATTATAACTagaaagaaaacaaaaagagGACCATGTTctattataaaacaaaataaaaaagatgctataatatatttaggTCATAAGAATGGACATGTAACTTTATGGTCTCCAAATGTTGATAAAAGTTTATGTGATATTTTTTGTCATCATACACCTATATCTTCTATAGGTGTtcatgataattatttaataacagCATCAGTTGATtcaacatataaattatgggatataagaaaaatggaatatataaaatcctATAAAtcacataatattattaataatattgatataagTGATACATCTCTAGTTGCCTTTTCAATGAATACACATTTTAGaacttataataatttttttacaaatccacaattatatataactcATAATGTATATGGAGATCAAATTAATTCCATATCATTTCAACCCTTTGAAGATATTTGCTCTTTAGGTTTAAAACACTCAATAAAAACTGTTCTCGTACCAGGAGCAGGCATAGCTAATATAGACACATTCTTTAATAACCCatatgaaacaaaaaaacaagTGAGAGAAAATGAagttaaattattattagataaaTTACCAGCAGATActattaaatttaatacGAACCAAATAGGAAACATAAACCCATATATTCTAAAACataatgaacaaaaaaattatacaaattcttttaataaaaaaaacatccAAAagggaaataataataataattctttttatcataataaaaaaaaagcaaataagaaaaaaaaaataaaataa
- a CDS encoding tRNAHis guanylyltransferase, putative, translating to MANSKFSYVKLFEEERKILLNCYFIVRIDGCDFKHFVKAHNYNKPNDIDGLNLMNECALDILKKFDDIDLCYGHSDEYSFLFNKSTKLWNRRYDKILTNVVSYFTSCFLYKWKDIFQKELLYAPSFDARIVVYPNEKEIKDYFSWRQVDCHINTQYNECFWNLIRQGNYTNDEAHKFLLTTQTKDKNELLFSRFNINYNNLPEIFRRGTIIIRNKTFQKKNEGLGTIYNNDTENNIDDNNNNINNTFDDDNSNNNNNNNDTSNNIDHNNNNNNNNNNTLIDNNDIKKFKKLKNESLPKFIISHENLVSEKFWDKYDYIFKKKKDLEKK from the coding sequence ATGGCTAACAGCAAATTCAGTTAtgtaaaattatttgaaGAAGAAAGGAAGATATTATTAAACTGCTACTTTATTGTAAGGATTGATGGGTGTGATTTTAAACATTTTGTAAAGGcacataattataataagcCAAATGATATAGATGGGTTAAATTTAATGAATGAATGTGCTcttgatattttaaaaaaatttgatgATATAGATTTATGTTATGGTCATTCAGATGAGTAtagttttttatttaataaaagtaCTAAATTATGGAATAGAAGATATGACAAGATATTAACAAATGTCGTATCGTATTTTACATcttgttttttatataaatggaaagatatttttcaaaaagaGTTGTTATATGCACCTTCTTTTGATGCTAGAATTGTGGTTTATcctaatgaaaaagaaataaaagattATTTTTCTTGGAGACAAGTGGATTGTCATATTAATACACAATATAATGAATGTTTCTGGAATTTAATCAGACAGGGTAATTACACAAATGATGAAGcacataaatttttattaacaacACAAACTAAAGATAAAAACGAATTACTTTTCTCAcgatttaatataaattataataatttaccaGAAATATTTAGAAGGggaacaataataataagaaataagactttccaaaaaaaaaatgagggATTAGgaactatatataataatgatacagaaaataatatagatgataataataataatataaataatacttttgatgatgataatagtaataataataataataataatgatacatcaaataatatagatcacaataataataataataataataataataatacccttattgataataatgatataaaaaaattcaagaaattaaaaaatgaaagtcttccaaaatttataatttctcaTGAAAATTTAGTTAGTGAAAAATTCTGGGATAAgtatgattatatttttaaaaaaaaaaaagacttggaaaaaaaatga